The sequence GACATTTGCACTGAGCAGAACAACAGTCTTACCTGGGGTCGAGCCACGCAAAGGTGTAATAGGCAGTGAGCTTGCTGTCGTTGATAGAGAGCAAGCAGAGCCCCTGGGGACATGTTGGGGGGGACAGGGAGACATCTTTGAGGCTTCCTTGGGTGGAGGGGGTAGTGTGTAGTTGAAGGCCCAGCCCCAGTGGCTGTGTAGCCTCACCAGTGTGCTGGCACCCACAGGCCCAAGTATCTGGTTGTGAATGCAGACGAAGGGGAGCCGGGCACCTGCAAGGACCGGGAGATCATGCGTCACGATCCCCACAAGCTGGTGGAAGGCTGCCTAGTTGGGGGCCGGGCCATGGGCGCCCGCGCTGCCTACATCTACATCCGAGGGGAATTCTACAATGAGGCTTCCAATCTGCaggtgggaaaggggaggggccTCCACAGAGGGGAAGGTGCTGGGTGTGCATGGCCCCCAGAGCTACCTCCGGGCGCTTTTTGTATATCCTGAGCCTCAGCTTGGGAGGCTTTTAGGGCTCTGTGActcctggggcaggggcgggcTCCTAGACATTTTTCTGCAAAAGGGCCAAGGGGTCATTTCAGCCATTCGGAGCTCGGCGGCCCCTGTAGTGATGGGTCCAGAGCCAGAGTCTCACACCATTCTATTAGGCTCTTGTACAACAGTGACGAGGGAAAGGGTTAGGGTTCCCTGGCCCATAGCAGCATTGTGTTTCAGTGTTACtgctacatattttaaaaccaaccCGGAGGGTCTTTTCCTCTGTTGCAGAAGTAGAACCTCCTCACGTAAAGATAGGAAACTGTCCACATACACAGATCTCCTGGGGATCCACTACCTGTAGGAAACtgcttattaaaattttcattattccctcagcctttcttttaaaaatatgtgtagcTGGAGACACTGTTAAGCTGTCATTACAGAAGTAGCACACTTTGTAAAACCCCTACGCCTCTCCCAGAGCATCTTCTGCTCACGCCCAAGGGGAACTTTTTCGTAGACTCTTATGAACACGGGGTTCCAGGGcctgtgtccctccccaccacacagtGTTCCCGGGCTGGCGGGAGTGGTTCCCTCACACTCCTGTCCCACAGGTGGCCATCCGAGAGGCCTACGAGGCTGGTCTGATCGGCAAGAACGCCTGCGGCTCTGGCTATGATTTTGACGTGTTTGTTGTGCGTGGAGCTGGGGCCTACATCTGTGGGGAGGAGACGGCGCTCATCGAGTCCATTGAGGGCAAGCAGGGCAAGCCCCGCCTGAAGCCGCCATTCCCCGCGGACGTGGGTAAGAGCTGGCCGGGTCCTGGGCCGTGTGCTGTGTCATGTGGAATCCCATCTGGTTTCACGTCCCCGCTGGTCATTCTTAGGGGATTTCCGAGTTCTTCTGGGCTGGGGGCCAGACACAGAGCAGGGTGGTGACAACGCAGAGGCCCTGCCTGCAGTCCCTCATGCCCCCATGGCAGACACCCGCGTCCTCTCCAGCCCTCCAGGGACTAGCgggagggagggtgaggaggCAGTGCGGTGCCTGCTGGAGTTCCGGGTCCCATCGGGGATGGGACTGACGAAGGGGTGAAGGGGAGCTGGGTCACAGAGCAGGATCCTAGGACAGAGCCCCCTGCTGGGAACCTGATCGCACCTGCCGCCACCCTCTGGTGGCCACCAGTCCCTCATCCCATTCCTCCACAGGAGTGTTCGGCTGCCCCACAACCGTGGCCAACGTGGAGACCGTGGCCGTGTCCCCCACCATCTGCCGCCGCGGGGGTGCATGGTTCGCCAGCTTCGGTCGTGAGCGCAACTCAGGCACCAAACTGTTCAATATCTCTGGCCACGTGAACCACCCCTGTACCGTGGAGGAGGAGATGTCTGTACCGCTGAAGGAACTGATTGAAAAGCATGCTGGTGAGGCCTGGGGCCACCCAGGGCCGGAGCAGGGCGGGATGGCGGTGGAGAGAGCCAGGGTGGGAGGGTCTAGGGAGGCGGCGCCGCACGGGGGCAGACAGAGGTCCTGGGCTCAGGACTAGGTAGGTGCGCTGGTCCCAGCCCTGACCATCCATCCTTCTGGGGACTGACTGTGGTCCCAGGAGGCGTCACAGGTGGCTGGGACAACCTCCTTGCTGTGATCCCCGGCGGCTCATCCACACCACTGATCCCCAAGTCGGTGTGCGAGACGGTGCTGATGGACTTCGATGCGCTGGTGCAGGCGCAGACGGGCTTGGGCACAGCCGCTGTGATTGTCATGGACCGCTCGGTAAGGGCCACTGCTGCTCCCCACCCAGTCAGGACCCCTCCCCGGGCTTCCTGAGAACTGCCAGCTCTTGGATCCCAGTTCCTGTGACCTGAGACACAGTCACTGGGAGAGGGGGGAATTACCCCCCAAGACAGAATGTTTGTTTTGGTCTCGGCAGTGCTGGAtgtgcagggtgggggaggggtggccagAACGCCGCCTGCATTGGGGTGCTGCTGGGGGGCTGAGGCTTCAGCCCGGGGGCCTGCTCACTGTCTCTGGTCACCCCAGACAGATGTTGTGAAAGCCATCGCCCGCCTTATTGAGTTCTACAAGCACGAGAGCTGTGGCCAGTGCAC comes from Mustela erminea isolate mMusErm1 chromosome 9, mMusErm1.Pri, whole genome shotgun sequence and encodes:
- the NDUFV1 gene encoding NADH dehydrogenase [ubiquinone] flavoprotein 1, mitochondrial; amino-acid sequence: MLAARRLLSGSLPARVSVRFSGDTTAAKKTSFGSLKDEDRIFTNLYGRHDWRLKGAQSRGDWYKTKEILLKGPDWILGEVKTSGLRGRGGAGFPTGLKWSFMNKPSDGRPKYLVVNADEGEPGTCKDREIMRHDPHKLVEGCLVGGRAMGARAAYIYIRGEFYNEASNLQVAIREAYEAGLIGKNACGSGYDFDVFVVRGAGAYICGEETALIESIEGKQGKPRLKPPFPADVGVFGCPTTVANVETVAVSPTICRRGGAWFASFGRERNSGTKLFNISGHVNHPCTVEEEMSVPLKELIEKHAGGVTGGWDNLLAVIPGGSSTPLIPKSVCETVLMDFDALVQAQTGLGTAAVIVMDRSTDVVKAIARLIEFYKHESCGQCTPCREGVDWMNKVMARFVRGDARPAEIDSLWEISKQIEGHTICALGDGAAWPVQGLIRHFRPELEERMRRFALQHQARQAAS